In a genomic window of Anser cygnoides isolate HZ-2024a breed goose chromosome 28, Taihu_goose_T2T_genome, whole genome shotgun sequence:
- the THOC6 gene encoding LOW QUALITY PROTEIN: THO complex subunit 6 homolog (The sequence of the model RefSeq protein was modified relative to this genomic sequence to represent the inferred CDS: inserted 3 bases in 2 codons), with amino-acid sequence MAAPTEEEGDGGGGGGLPASRPCPRRARQLLHMSVLCQSPSPCGRYLAAGNNYGEVAVFGLAAALSAEAKEESKRPLVCFRAHQGPVYALACGERHLLSASDGEVKAWSWADVHQKGCKEVWTRRPPCRSSLEVPEINSLQLNPRHELRGHRDYVHCLALRDPPQVLSGGXDGTVRLWDLRNGAQVQVIEVHKYEECSRPQNGKWIRCLATDSDWMVRGFWGESGRCAGGPALTLWHLRSVTPTTVFPCXPGQQHVLFHQDLVLTAAGNSPKIDVFTNLGYRAFALRFA; translated from the exons ATGGCGGCGCCCACggaagaggagggagatggcggcggcggcggcggcctccCCGCGTCCCGGCCGTGCCCCCGGCGGGCCCGGCAGCTGCTGCACATGAGCGTCCTGTGCCAGAGCCCCTCGCCCTGCGGCCGCTACCTGGCGGCGGGCAACAACTACGGCGAGGTGGCCGTCTTCGGGCTGGCGGCCGCCCTCAGCGCCGAGGCCAAGGAGGAGAGCAAGAGGCCGCTCGTCTGCTTCCGGG cccaccaggGCCCCGTCTACGCCCTGGCCTGCGGCGAGCGGCACCTGCTGAGCGCCAGCGACGGCGAGGTCAAGGCCTGGAGCTGGGCCGACGTCCACCAaaag GGCTGTAAGGAAGTGTGGACGCGCCGCCCCCCTTGCCG GAGCAGCCTGGAGGTGCCGGAGATCAACAGCCTGCAGCTGAACCCGAGG cacgAGCTGCGGGGGCACCGGGACTACGTGCACTGCCTGGCGCTGCGCGACCCCCCCCAGGTGCTCTCGGGGGG GGACGGCACCGTGCGCCTCTGGG ACCTACGAAACGGCGCCCAAGTGCAGGTCATCGAGGTGCATAAATACGAG GAGTGCAGCCGGCCCCAGAACGGGAAGTGGATCCGCTGCCTGGCCACCGACTCCGACTGGATGGtgaggggattttggggtgaatcggggcg GTGTGCGGGGGGCCCGGCGCTGACCCTCTGGCACCTGCGCTCCGTCACCCCCACCACGGTGTTCCCCT CCCCCGGGCAGCAGCACGTCCTCTTCCACCAGGACCTG GTGCTGACGGCGGCGGGGAACAGCCCCAAGATCGACGTCTTCACCAACCTGGGCTACCGCGCCTTCGCCCTGCGCTTCGCCTGA